A genomic stretch from Candidatus Methanomethylicota archaeon includes:
- a CDS encoding metallophosphoesterase, with translation MKILVISDVVAWKDYEEIVKKNRADVIVLAGDLTSDGYANFDEIIEQIPEYQNELKKLNIMFKRHEGITEYQWVKKPKEYENISVLKVVHKLKRKYIGSKEFLHKRKEMHVDKFYQFLEFAGKKAQVLVIKGDHDEDYEGDYNPERIDKINGCREISGKYVMINGLSFLGLGYNETRNTKTLTPYINKFKSKVDVVVTHCQQNRLTMISLLRPKIIIRGHFGYGKYLINGIPSVFTALAKYTIIELENGKLLNIIQYADPHKPQFSRSFEKSLFEKYRWLEQYPY, from the coding sequence ATGAAAATACTTGTAATCTCTGATGTAGTTGCGTGGAAAGATTATGAAGAAATTGTTAAAAAGAATAGAGCAGATGTTATAGTTTTAGCAGGAGATCTAACTTCAGATGGTTATGCTAATTTTGATGAAATAATTGAACAAATACCTGAATATCAAAATGAGCTTAAAAAACTAAATATAATGTTTAAAAGACATGAAGGAATTACAGAATATCAATGGGTTAAAAAACCAAAAGAATATGAGAATATAAGTGTACTAAAAGTTGTCCATAAACTTAAAAGGAAATACATAGGTAGTAAAGAATTTCTACATAAAAGGAAAGAAATGCATGTAGATAAATTTTATCAATTTCTAGAATTTGCTGGAAAGAAAGCACAAGTATTAGTTATTAAAGGAGATCATGACGAAGATTATGAAGGAGACTATAATCCGGAAAGAATAGATAAGATAAATGGTTGTAGAGAAATCTCTGGTAAATATGTTATGATAAATGGTCTTTCTTTTCTTGGCCTTGGATATAATGAAACTCGTAATACAAAAACTCTTACTCCCTATATTAATAAATTCAAGAGTAAAGTAGATGTAGTTGTAACTCATTGTCAACAAAACAGGCTAACTATGATAAGCCTATTGAGACCTAAAATCATAATAAGAGGACATTTTGGTTATGGAAAGTATTTAATTAATGGGATACCATCAGTTTTTACAGCACTTGCTAAATATACAATCATAGAACTTGAAAATGGAAAATTATTAAATATTATACAATATGCAGATCCTCATAAACCACAATTTTCAAGATCTTTTGAAAAATCCCTTTTTGA